Proteins encoded within one genomic window of Sulfolobales archaeon:
- the gatA gene encoding Asp-tRNA(Asn)/Glu-tRNA(Gln) amidotransferase subunit GatA: MKVRSLREIRDLCINSFSECEEEVYRVYENIRRYENDLRAYITLRPLKEVLEDLKRSIERRGVLSGVLIAVKDNISTKGIRTTCASKILENYTPPYDATIVLRIKEAGGVIIGKTNLDEFAMGSTNETSYFGVSRNPWNREHVPGGSSGGSAVAVSAYMTHAALGTDTGGSIRNPASYTGITGFKPTYGFVSRFGIIAYASSLDQAGPMTRNVFDASILMDVISGLDPLDPTSVDHGVKSFSSYVEKVDPGFLRGKTLIMIKELWEGVEKDVVTTISSYLNKLSSEGLDVIERSLPEASYALPAYYVIATAEASSNLARYQGILYGLMKDVENTHWSYYMSKVRSEGFGKEVKKRIILGSHVLSVGYYEQYYIKALKIRRILRDKIRDMLRDATAIVSPTTPFPAPKIGDTSKDPMLLYLADMETVIANLIGGPAISIPAGFVRGLPIGIQLTSIPGRDLDLLMLARASELKTGLYNLLPQEAV, encoded by the coding sequence TTGAAAGTTAGATCACTTCGCGAAATAAGAGATCTATGTATCAATAGTTTTTCAGAATGCGAAGAAGAAGTGTATAGAGTTTATGAGAACATTAGAAGATATGAGAATGATCTAAGAGCGTACATAACGCTAAGACCTCTAAAAGAGGTTCTAGAAGATCTGAAGAGATCTATCGAGAGAAGAGGAGTTCTATCAGGAGTTCTGATAGCTGTGAAGGATAATATATCTACTAAGGGTATAAGAACAACATGCGCGTCTAAAATTCTCGAAAATTATACACCACCCTATGATGCCACGATAGTGCTTAGAATAAAAGAAGCTGGTGGGGTGATTATTGGAAAAACAAATTTAGACGAGTTTGCCATGGGATCTACAAATGAGACAAGCTATTTTGGAGTTTCTAGAAATCCCTGGAATAGAGAGCATGTGCCTGGAGGAAGTTCGGGAGGTTCTGCTGTTGCCGTCTCAGCCTATATGACTCATGCTGCTCTGGGGACAGATACGGGAGGTTCTATAAGAAATCCTGCTTCATATACTGGGATCACAGGTTTTAAGCCTACTTACGGTTTTGTGAGTAGATTCGGGATCATAGCATACGCATCTTCATTAGATCAAGCTGGTCCTATGACTCGCAACGTTTTTGACGCTTCTATTCTCATGGATGTTATATCAGGATTAGATCCTCTAGACCCTACCTCGGTAGATCATGGTGTGAAAAGCTTTAGCTCTTATGTTGAGAAAGTAGATCCAGGGTTTCTGAGGGGAAAAACTCTTATAATGATCAAAGAGCTTTGGGAGGGGGTTGAGAAAGATGTTGTAACTACAATCTCTTCATATCTCAATAAACTCTCTTCTGAGGGCTTAGATGTTATAGAGAGATCTCTTCCAGAAGCTTCTTATGCCCTTCCAGCATATTATGTGATCGCTACTGCTGAGGCAAGCTCTAATCTAGCTAGATATCAAGGTATCTTATACGGTCTTATGAAAGATGTTGAGAATACTCACTGGAGCTATTACATGTCTAAGGTTAGGAGTGAGGGGTTTGGGAAAGAGGTTAAGAAGAGAATCATTTTAGGATCTCATGTTCTTAGCGTGGGATACTACGAACAGTATTATATTAAAGCTCTTAAGATTAGAAGGATTCTAAGAGATAAAATAAGAGATATGCTTAGAGATGCAACAGCTATTGTATCTCCTACAACACCTTTCCCAGCGCCTAAAATAGGCGACACATCTAAAGATCCTATGCTCCTCTACCTAGCAGATATGGAGACTGTTATAGCTAATCTCATAGGAGGACCTGCTATAAGTATTCCAGCTGGTTTTGTGAGAGGACTTCCTATAGGGATTCAGCTGACATCTATTCCAGGAAGAGATCTGGATCTTTTAATGCTTGCAAGAGCTTCAGAGCTTAAGACAGGGCTTTATAATCTACTACCTCAGGAGGCTGTGTAG
- the gatC gene encoding Asp-tRNA(Asn)/Glu-tRNA(Gln) amidotransferase subunit GatC, with amino-acid sequence MSEDRDLAEMVRRSIRLAMIDVNEKEFEELLGEIKTLMKLVRRLDEIELGPVEPLFHVWEKSNPVREDLVVDMGEEIFEWLARSSRIEGRFVKAPKTVEER; translated from the coding sequence ATGAGCGAGGACAGAGATCTAGCTGAGATGGTTAGGAGAAGTATTAGACTTGCAATGATCGATGTTAATGAAAAAGAGTTTGAAGAGCTTCTAGGCGAGATAAAAACCCTTATGAAGCTGGTTAGAAGACTCGACGAGATCGAGCTAGGACCTGTAGAGCCTTTATTTCATGTATGGGAGAAATCTAACCCTGTCAGAGAAGATCTTGTTGTAGACATGGGCGAAGAGATCTTCGAATGGTTGGCTAGATCTAGTAGAATTGAAGGTAGATTTGTAAAAGCTCCGAAAACTGTAGAGGAGAGGTAG
- the purB gene encoding adenylosuccinate lyase, with amino-acid sequence MSEVCVFEWRYGSNEMRRIFSRENILRKYIEVEMTLARALSELSVIPSECYRELLECSRNVNPEKINAYEKLYGHEINAMISAIERECGNCGRFIHYGASSGDIIDSAWILILRESLEVIKSKLRRILERLADLSNYYRDLIVIGRTHGQHAEPITLGFKFANYLYEISRSYERICDSEKRVLKCKISGAVGVMGAWEDKGLEIEKLFSKYIGLPTHEISTQIYSRDGFAEIAFIMAILASQIDRFALEIRELSRSEINEVYELSKGYDSSSMPHKRNPMRSERISGLARVARSLSTAFLENIVIMHERDLTNMSSERILIPHLFLTIDQMLEDFTRLLEEIKIDKRSIERNLNLSRGVIFSERIALKLVERGVSREEAFRKLHEISMKTISSERDFKDILLEDDLIRRYFSIEEIEKLLKPESYLGSYKEIIGRAVEYYLNAVNRC; translated from the coding sequence ATGAGTGAAGTATGCGTATTTGAATGGAGATATGGATCTAATGAGATGAGAAGGATCTTCTCTCGAGAGAATATTCTTAGAAAATATATAGAGGTGGAAATGACACTAGCAAGAGCTCTCTCAGAGCTCTCAGTAATACCATCTGAATGTTATAGAGAACTTCTAGAGTGTTCTAGGAATGTAAATCCTGAGAAGATCAATGCCTACGAGAAATTATACGGTCATGAAATAAACGCTATGATAAGTGCCATAGAAAGAGAGTGCGGTAATTGTGGCAGGTTCATTCATTACGGAGCTAGTAGCGGTGATATTATCGATAGTGCTTGGATTTTAATTCTGAGAGAATCTCTAGAAGTGATCAAGAGCAAGCTTAGAAGAATCCTGGAGAGACTAGCAGATCTCTCCAATTATTATAGAGATCTAATTGTTATAGGAAGAACTCATGGACAGCATGCCGAGCCTATAACATTAGGTTTTAAATTTGCAAACTATCTCTATGAGATCTCTAGATCTTATGAAAGGATCTGTGATAGCGAGAAAAGAGTTTTGAAATGTAAGATCTCTGGAGCCGTAGGAGTTATGGGAGCATGGGAGGATAAAGGTCTTGAGATTGAGAAACTTTTCTCAAAATATATAGGTCTTCCAACTCACGAGATATCAACACAAATCTATTCTAGAGACGGTTTCGCAGAGATAGCATTCATTATGGCTATTTTAGCATCTCAGATAGATAGGTTTGCTTTAGAGATAAGAGAGCTAAGTAGAAGCGAGATTAACGAGGTTTACGAGCTCTCTAAAGGGTATGATAGTAGTAGCATGCCTCATAAGAGAAATCCCATGAGATCTGAGAGAATCTCAGGTCTAGCTAGAGTTGCCAGATCTCTTTCTACAGCTTTTCTGGAGAACATAGTTATAATGCATGAAAGAGATCTCACTAATATGAGTTCTGAAAGGATTCTCATACCTCATCTCTTTCTAACAATAGATCAGATGCTAGAAGATTTTACAAGATTATTAGAAGAGATTAAGATTGATAAGAGATCTATCGAGAGAAATCTCAATCTTAGCAGAGGTGTGATATTTAGCGAGAGAATAGCGCTCAAGCTAGTAGAGAGAGGAGTATCAAGAGAAGAAGCTTTCAGAAAACTTCATGAAATAAGCATGAAGACTATCTCCTCTGAGAGAGATTTTAAGGATATTCTCTTAGAAGATGATCTTATTAGAAGATATTTTTCCATAGAAGAAATAGAGAAGCTTCTCAAGCCTGAGAGTTATCTGGGTTCCTACAAAGAGATCATAGGTAGAGCCGTAGAATACTATCTAAACGCTGTTAATAGATGCTAA
- a CDS encoding AAA family ATPase gives MREIVCDLRSVRAILIAGMPGSGKSLVSDVARECGLPVYVMGDVVREEILRRGLEPSPDNFRKIASDLRLEKGSDIIARLTLSRICEAGIKKDIIIIDGIRSLDELRFFKNHFKTCIILAVHASPRTRFMRLYKRGREDDPRTWSDFEARDLQELSIGIGSVIAQADIMLVNEGEDLESFRRSVREVIERITGVKCSQNS, from the coding sequence TTGAGAGAGATAGTCTGTGATCTGAGGAGTGTAAGAGCTATACTGATCGCAGGAATGCCAGGATCTGGAAAAAGCCTTGTATCAGATGTAGCAAGAGAATGTGGTTTACCAGTATATGTTATGGGTGATGTTGTCAGAGAAGAGATCCTGCGAAGAGGTCTAGAGCCTTCCCCTGATAATTTTAGAAAGATTGCTTCAGATCTAAGACTTGAGAAAGGATCTGATATAATAGCTAGGCTTACTCTTTCAAGAATATGTGAAGCAGGTATTAAAAAAGATATTATTATTATAGATGGAATAAGATCTCTTGACGAGCTGAGATTCTTTAAAAACCACTTCAAAACATGTATTATACTTGCTGTTCATGCAAGTCCTAGAACCCGTTTTATGAGGCTTTATAAAAGAGGGAGAGAAGATGATCCCAGGACTTGGAGTGATTTTGAAGCTAGAGATCTTCAGGAGCTTTCCATAGGTATAGGATCAGTGATTGCTCAGGCTGATATAATGCTTGTCAATGAAGGAGAGGATCTAGAGAGTTTCAGGAGGTCAGTTAGAGAGGTTATAGAGAGAATTACAGGGGTTAAGTGTTCTCAGAATTCTTAG
- a CDS encoding D-aminoacyl-tRNA deacylase gives MMIGFAYSVQDPAGRGIAESLSRRLRISCSSVEDLKASIVCDSRIRVIGFIDDVTSFEYLDQYFPETDLIAILSRHRSESEIPSLTVHYTGNPRRSNLYGGNPMELSYTRPSISNAFLRNIKDVAMERGLDRDYEISFEATHHGPTTNRKPLVFLEIGSTEDQWKDPVLHDAWVEAIARTLSGLRVNCNGVAIGVGGTHYSERFTRLSIEEGVCMSHIIPRYALKELSEEDLILIVDQAIRKTLEKVELLVVERKSLSSSHIRSLEEKFSREGIEVRRI, from the coding sequence ATGATGATCGGTTTCGCCTATAGTGTTCAAGACCCTGCTGGGAGAGGTATTGCAGAAAGTCTATCTAGAAGGCTTAGGATCTCATGTAGCAGTGTAGAGGATTTGAAAGCTTCTATAGTATGTGATTCTAGGATCAGGGTCATAGGTTTCATAGATGATGTCACAAGCTTTGAATATCTAGATCAATATTTTCCAGAGACTGATCTCATAGCCATTCTCTCAAGACATAGATCGGAATCAGAGATACCCAGCCTTACAGTACACTACACGGGGAATCCCAGGAGAAGCAATCTCTATGGAGGAAATCCTATGGAGCTATCATATACAAGACCTTCTATATCAAATGCTTTTCTAAGAAACATTAAAGATGTTGCTATGGAGAGAGGTTTGGATAGAGATTATGAGATAAGCTTTGAAGCCACTCATCATGGTCCTACCACTAATAGAAAACCTCTAGTCTTTCTAGAGATAGGTTCTACAGAGGATCAGTGGAAGGATCCTGTGCTTCATGATGCGTGGGTTGAAGCGATAGCCAGAACTTTATCAGGCTTGAGGGTAAATTGTAACGGTGTAGCAATAGGTGTGGGAGGTACTCATTATTCTGAAAGATTTACGAGATTAAGCATTGAAGAGGGGGTGTGCATGAGTCATATAATTCCTAGGTATGCTTTAAAAGAGCTTTCCGAAGAAGATCTTATTTTAATAGTGGATCAGGCTATTAGAAAGACCTTGGAGAAGGTGGAGCTTCTTGTAGTAGAGAGGAAATCTCTCAGCTCTTCACATATTAGATCTTTAGAGGAGAAGTTTTCTAGAGAGGGTATAGAGGTTAGAAGAATATGA
- a CDS encoding ribonuclease Z, whose product MIKIYFLGTGAGSPTLMRWAPSIAISNEGEIGLLDCGEGCQLRLQDAGISIQRIRFIALTHTHGDHISGLLPLLQSMTLHDRKNTLDIIAPLMIKDLVDSFLRISGHKPSFNIEFRDPLSTNTYNRVSVKGFRSCHTIESYGYLVEARSRRGFVRICYTGDTEFCREVIERCRGVDIMIHDSTFSSEHSQEALISRHSTAEDAARAAAESGAERLYLFHISSRYSDLEEILREARKIFKNTYIANDLDTIVIL is encoded by the coding sequence ATGATTAAAATATATTTTCTAGGTACCGGAGCTGGCTCTCCAACTCTCATGAGATGGGCTCCTTCAATTGCTATCTCAAACGAGGGTGAGATAGGTCTTCTAGACTGCGGAGAAGGCTGTCAGCTAAGGCTTCAAGATGCTGGCATATCTATTCAAAGGATAAGATTTATAGCCTTAACACATACCCATGGAGATCACATCTCAGGACTTCTTCCACTGCTTCAATCTATGACTCTTCATGATAGAAAAAACACTCTAGATATCATAGCTCCTCTTATGATAAAAGATCTTGTTGATTCTTTTCTAAGAATATCAGGTCACAAGCCCTCTTTCAACATAGAGTTCAGAGATCCTCTTTCTACTAATACTTATAATAGAGTCAGTGTTAAAGGTTTTAGATCTTGCCACACAATAGAGAGCTATGGATATCTAGTAGAAGCTAGATCTAGAAGAGGTTTTGTTAGAATATGCTACACCGGAGATACAGAGTTTTGTAGAGAAGTGATCGAAAGGTGTAGAGGAGTTGATATTATGATTCATGATTCAACATTCTCCTCAGAACACTCTCAAGAAGCATTGATCTCAAGACATAGCACCGCCGAGGATGCTGCTAGAGCTGCTGCGGAATCTGGTGCAGAAAGACTCTACCTATTTCACATAAGCTCTAGATACAGCGATCTAGAGGAGATCCTTAGAGAAGCGAGAAAAATTTTTAAAAACACCTACATTGCTAATGATCTGGATACTATTGTTATATTGTAA
- a CDS encoding NfeD family protein, translated as MMRLKYSSFSKRFFRGSLVFVLILFLLLLLSNNSDASQITYNRGFIDLQNQTSVITKAYVAYVRGTIDQGVKNYLRIALDKAESEGAALIMDTNSPGGFLGDTMDITDMIMNSKVPVIGFASGDSYSGATLILIPTHILAVNPHANIGDAQPVTIGPTGEITPITEPKIINPLIKKYTDIAEIRGRNATLVREFILNATVVNGVEAVRYKVADLNAVSLEDLVNKIRGREVKIGDVTYVLNIERLENAPECITCSVLSLFSDPTISGIMITIAVFSIIFSIASGHLIGIPIALIFLFLGLLGSGFNISLISVIMIVLGIAFLGGGIILGGSDGGILIVSGLILLGLGGMFLPVVGREILVSGTEGVLTSLYYASLGIGVGAGSIGAFIALQLVRSMRIRHRIFEITGKEGVARDEITPEKEGFVLVEGELWRAISEKDYIKPGDRIVVVAKKDFLLIVRRA; from the coding sequence ATGATGAGACTAAAATATTCTAGCTTCTCCAAGAGATTTTTCAGAGGATCTCTGGTCTTTGTTTTAATACTCTTCCTACTATTGTTATTATCAAATAATTCTGATGCTTCCCAGATCACATATAACAGAGGTTTTATAGATCTCCAGAACCAGACTTCTGTTATTACAAAAGCCTATGTAGCCTATGTGAGAGGAACCATTGATCAGGGAGTTAAAAACTATCTTAGAATAGCATTAGATAAAGCTGAATCAGAAGGAGCTGCGCTGATTATGGATACAAACTCTCCAGGAGGCTTTCTAGGAGATACAATGGATATAACAGATATGATAATGAACTCTAAAGTACCGGTAATAGGATTTGCATCAGGAGATAGTTATAGCGGAGCTACTCTAATACTCATACCCACACACATACTTGCTGTGAATCCACATGCTAATATAGGTGATGCACAACCTGTGACCATAGGTCCTACAGGCGAGATCACACCTATTACAGAGCCTAAGATCATAAATCCTCTCATAAAAAAGTATACCGACATAGCTGAGATAAGAGGGAGAAACGCGACCCTGGTAAGGGAATTCATACTAAATGCCACGGTTGTGAACGGTGTTGAAGCAGTAAGATATAAGGTAGCAGATCTAAATGCTGTATCTCTAGAAGATCTCGTGAACAAGATTAGAGGGAGAGAGGTAAAGATAGGAGATGTAACATACGTGCTCAATATAGAGAGATTGGAAAATGCTCCTGAGTGTATCACATGTAGTGTTCTAAGTCTCTTCTCAGATCCCACGATCAGTGGTATAATGATTACTATAGCAGTATTTTCGATAATATTCTCGATAGCATCAGGACATTTAATAGGAATACCTATAGCACTTATATTCCTCTTTCTAGGTCTTCTAGGCTCTGGATTCAATATCAGTTTAATATCAGTTATAATGATAGTCCTTGGAATAGCATTTCTAGGAGGAGGAATAATCTTAGGAGGGAGCGATGGAGGTATTCTCATAGTTTCAGGTTTAATCTTACTAGGATTAGGAGGAATGTTCCTCCCAGTAGTAGGAAGAGAAATACTCGTGTCAGGAACCGAAGGAGTTTTAACTTCACTATACTATGCATCCCTGGGAATAGGTGTAGGAGCAGGATCTATAGGAGCTTTCATAGCACTACAACTCGTCAGATCCATGAGAATCAGGCATAGAATATTTGAGATTACTGGTAAGGAGGGTGTCGCGAGAGATGAGATAACACCTGAGAAAGAAGGCTTCGTTCTAGTTGAAGGAGAGCTTTGGAGAGCGATCTCAGAAAAGGATTATATAAAACCTGGAGATAGAATTGTGGTAGTCGCGAAGAAAGATTTTCTATTAATAGTGAGAAGAGCATAG
- a CDS encoding slipin family protein — MDGFLYLIIALLIILIPFLAAAIKIVREYERAVIFRLGRLKGVAGPGLFFIIPIVDQFFKVDLRVNTVDVPRQAVITRDNVSVSVDAVVYYRVDDPVKAIVKVSNYNYAVTQLAMTTLRDVIGTVELDQLLSHREEVSKRIQMILDEMTEAWGVKVVAVTIRDVVLPEELIKAMSLQAQAERIRRARVIEAEGERQAASIMREAAQLYQDYPIGVRLRELQTFVEIAKERALIVITDTSRSDSTALATALASILSQTPISKGSREGEGSKVQQK; from the coding sequence ATGGATGGGTTTCTATATCTTATAATAGCTCTGCTGATAATACTCATCCCATTCCTAGCTGCGGCTATAAAGATCGTGAGAGAATATGAGAGAGCAGTTATATTTAGATTAGGAAGATTAAAAGGTGTTGCAGGCCCTGGATTGTTTTTCATAATACCCATAGTAGACCAGTTCTTTAAAGTGGATCTGAGAGTTAACACTGTTGATGTGCCTAGGCAGGCTGTTATAACTAGAGATAATGTAAGTGTCTCGGTAGATGCAGTAGTCTACTATAGAGTTGATGATCCTGTGAAGGCTATTGTAAAAGTCTCAAACTACAACTATGCAGTGACACAACTAGCCATGACAACATTAAGAGATGTAATAGGTACCGTAGAACTTGATCAGCTGCTTTCTCATAGAGAAGAGGTTAGCAAGAGAATTCAAATGATACTCGATGAAATGACGGAAGCTTGGGGTGTTAAGGTTGTTGCAGTAACTATAAGAGATGTCGTCCTTCCAGAAGAGCTTATAAAGGCAATGTCTCTTCAGGCTCAAGCCGAGAGAATTAGAAGAGCTAGAGTAATAGAAGCCGAGGGAGAGAGACAGGCTGCATCTATAATGAGAGAAGCAGCACAACTCTACCAAGACTATCCAATCGGAGTTAGATTGAGAGAGCTTCAAACATTTGTTGAGATAGCTAAAGAGAGAGCTTTAATAGTTATCACAGATACCAGTAGAAGCGATAGCACAGCATTAGCAACAGCACTGGCAAGTATCTTGAGTCAAACACCGATATCCAAAGGTTCTAGAGAAGGAGAAGGATCGAAGGTACAGCAGAAATGA
- the hjc gene encoding Holliday junction resolvase Hjc produces MSEKTKGSQTKKAFERERDLARKFWKLGFAVVRGPASGAKVKRLVYPDLIAIKNGKIYVFEIKTREKEENIYLERYQVEKLKEFTRRSGGRAFIAVKIINKTDWIFIPLEMLEEIESGRYKIDRKIFSEGLKIEDLYREASGDKALTEYLKS; encoded by the coding sequence ATGAGTGAGAAAACTAAAGGATCTCAAACTAAAAAAGCTTTCGAGAGAGAAAGAGATCTTGCAAGAAAATTCTGGAAGCTTGGTTTTGCAGTTGTGAGAGGACCTGCCAGTGGTGCGAAGGTTAAAAGACTTGTGTATCCTGATCTCATTGCGATAAAGAATGGAAAGATATATGTCTTCGAGATAAAAACCAGAGAAAAGGAGGAAAATATATACCTAGAGAGATATCAGGTTGAGAAGTTAAAAGAATTCACGAGAAGATCTGGGGGAAGAGCTTTTATTGCGGTGAAGATCATTAATAAAACTGATTGGATTTTTATACCTCTGGAAATGCTCGAGGAGATAGAGAGTGGCAGATACAAGATTGATAGAAAGATCTTCTCAGAAGGACTGAAAATAGAAGATCTATATAGAGAGGCATCTGGAGACAAAGCTCTTACAGAGTATCTTAAGAGTTGA
- a CDS encoding ATPase, T2SS/T4P/T4SS family — translation MREAFKQIYVIDYSALLEIDESIVEIIRKRLENTENKEVHILRSLIEKLEERIKEGDSQASRALDEFIRLRDHLESEGIEVRIISDLERIRAGRSLEQLARDYAYEIGGILITADPLQEKIAETLGLEVVRISRGKEKLLFEKYFDDTTMSVHLKAGAPPRAKKGSPARWFFEYLDSKPLTSEEVERIVSEILEEVKVRGRGFLESERPYSSIIQVGLYRIVIVRPPLSDTLEVTITRPVAMPTLESYNLNEKLIKRFLEKAEGILIAGAPGMGKTTFAQALARFYIEKGKIVKTIESPRDMHLPDEVSQYSKSKGSSEELHDILLLSRPDYTVFDEMRDDRDFELYVDLRLAGIGMVGVLHATSPIDAIQRFLRRVDLGMIPSIVDTVIFINKGRVEKIYELELTVKLPTGLKEIELARPVVEVRDVESGELEYEIYTFGEQTVIVPVRRIREESGSSRDRKMYEEIKRHMPEAEIEREGEILWISIPRTRIASLGKNFVKLKKKLEKKYNVVLRVRVSEKSV, via the coding sequence TTGAGAGAAGCATTTAAACAAATATATGTGATAGACTATTCAGCTCTGCTAGAGATAGATGAGAGCATAGTGGAGATCATTAGAAAAAGACTTGAAAATACAGAGAACAAAGAGGTTCACATACTAAGATCTCTAATAGAAAAACTTGAGGAGAGAATAAAAGAAGGGGATTCGCAAGCTTCAAGAGCTCTCGATGAGTTCATTAGATTAAGAGATCATCTAGAGTCTGAGGGAATTGAAGTTAGAATCATAAGCGATCTCGAGAGGATCAGAGCTGGTAGAAGTTTAGAGCAGCTTGCTAGAGATTATGCCTATGAGATAGGAGGAATCCTCATAACAGCAGATCCTCTTCAAGAGAAAATAGCCGAAACCCTTGGTTTGGAGGTTGTTAGAATCAGCAGAGGTAAAGAGAAGCTTCTATTCGAGAAATACTTCGATGATACCACCATGTCAGTACATTTAAAAGCAGGAGCACCTCCTAGAGCTAAGAAAGGTAGCCCGGCCAGGTGGTTCTTTGAATACCTCGACAGCAAACCTCTGACTTCTGAAGAAGTTGAGAGAATAGTTAGCGAGATACTTGAGGAGGTTAAGGTAAGAGGAAGAGGTTTTCTAGAGAGCGAGAGACCTTACTCATCAATCATACAAGTAGGACTCTATAGAATAGTTATCGTAAGACCTCCTTTGAGTGATACATTAGAGGTAACAATCACAAGACCTGTTGCAATGCCTACTCTAGAAAGTTATAATCTAAACGAGAAGCTTATAAAGAGATTTCTTGAGAAGGCTGAGGGAATACTCATTGCAGGAGCTCCGGGAATGGGTAAAACCACCTTTGCACAAGCTCTTGCCAGGTTCTATATTGAGAAAGGTAAGATCGTGAAGACCATAGAAAGTCCTAGAGATATGCATCTACCAGACGAGGTTTCTCAGTATTCTAAGAGCAAAGGTTCTTCCGAAGAACTTCATGACATACTTTTGCTGAGCAGACCTGACTACACAGTTTTTGATGAGATGAGAGATGATAGAGATTTCGAACTCTATGTAGATCTAAGACTTGCGGGAATTGGAATGGTTGGCGTTCTTCATGCTACAAGTCCTATAGATGCTATACAGAGATTTCTCAGGAGAGTAGATCTCGGGATGATACCTAGTATAGTTGACACAGTTATATTCATAAATAAAGGTAGGGTTGAGAAGATCTATGAATTAGAGCTTACAGTTAAGCTTCCAACAGGATTAAAAGAAATAGAACTTGCAAGACCAGTTGTAGAGGTCAGAGACGTTGAAAGTGGAGAGCTAGAGTATGAGATATACACATTTGGAGAGCAGACTGTTATAGTTCCTGTGAGAAGAATCAGAGAGGAGAGCGGAAGTAGTAGAGATAGGAAGATGTACGAAGAAATAAAGAGACACATGCCAGAGGCCGAGATAGAGAGAGAAGGAGAGATTCTTTGGATCAGTATACCTAGAACCAGAATCGCTAGTCTTGGGAAGAATTTTGTGAAACTAAAGAAAAAACTAGAGAAGAAGTATAACGTGGTGCTCAGAGTTAGAGTGAGTGAAAAGAGTGTATGA
- the ndhC gene encoding NADH-quinone oxidoreductase subunit A, producing the protein MIDLYSLIVIALLIILSLLIPLLAYIVTAVISPRISFPTKRERFESGNPPIGRARGYFLMQYYPYLLMFTSLEPLLIMLLFLILIPYTSTLVYILISLIVIIIPSFVYAYKHAEEIDLWRED; encoded by the coding sequence TTGATCGATTTGTACTCTCTGATAGTGATTGCACTCCTCATAATTCTATCTTTACTTATCCCTCTACTAGCTTATATAGTTACGGCGGTTATCTCTCCTAGGATCAGCTTTCCAACTAAAAGAGAGAGATTTGAGAGCGGTAATCCTCCGATCGGGAGAGCGAGAGGTTATTTTCTGATGCAGTATTATCCATATCTTCTAATGTTTACTTCTTTAGAACCTCTTCTGATAATGCTTCTCTTTCTAATTCTCATTCCTTATACTAGCACACTTGTTTATATTTTAATCTCCTTGATTGTTATAATAATTCCATCTTTTGTGTACGCGTATAAACATGCGGAGGAGATAGATCTATGGAGAGAGGATTAG
- the nuoB gene encoding NADH-quinone oxidoreductase subunit NuoB, translating into MERGLERGSVVFVGQIDVFVKKVISSLIERRPVKDIIEWGVMYSLWPVHLMTSCCGVELAAGYAPRYDIERYGSLPFVSPRQTNLIIIEGTLTRKMARVARITWEQMADPKFVIAMGACAIDGGLFWNSFNIVRANEVLPVDVYIPGCPPRPEALARAILMLQDKIRSQGVKREDIELLERYVGKRS; encoded by the coding sequence ATGGAGAGAGGATTAGAGAGAGGTAGTGTAGTGTTTGTAGGTCAGATCGACGTGTTTGTTAAAAAGGTTATATCATCTCTCATAGAAAGAAGACCTGTAAAAGATATCATTGAATGGGGCGTCATGTATTCTTTATGGCCCGTTCACCTCATGACAAGCTGTTGTGGTGTTGAACTTGCTGCAGGATATGCTCCCAGATATGATATAGAGAGATATGGATCGCTTCCTTTCGTCTCTCCTAGGCAGACTAATCTCATAATCATAGAAGGAACTCTGACCAGGAAGATGGCGCGCGTCGCCAGAATCACCTGGGAACAGATGGCTGACCCCAAGTTCGTGATTGCTATGGGTGCTTGCGCTATTGATGGAGGTCTCTTCTGGAATAGCTTTAACATTGTAAGAGCTAATGAAGTCCTGCCCGTAGATGTCTACATACCGGGATGTCCTCCAAGACCTGAGGCTCTTGCGAGGGCTATTCTAATGCTTCAAGATAAGATCAGGAGTCAGGGTGTTAAGAGAGAGGATATAGAGCTTCTGGAAAGATATGTGGGTAAGAGGTCTTAG